The Triticum aestivum cultivar Chinese Spring chromosome 7B, IWGSC CS RefSeq v2.1, whole genome shotgun sequence genome window below encodes:
- the LOC123158976 gene encoding probable xyloglucan endotransglucosylase/hydrolase protein 23, translating to MAVSVLAILLASCALAAASFDKEFDVTWGDGRGKILNNGQLLTLGLDKISGSGFQSKHEYLYGKIDMQLKLVSGNSAGTVTAYYLSSQGPTHDEIDFEFLGNVTGEPYTLHTNVFTQGQGQREQQFRLWFDPTNDFHTYSILWNPKHIIFMVDDMPIRDFKNLEGKGIAFPKNQPMRLYSSLWNADDWATQGGRVKTDWSHAPFSASYRGFKADACVVTAGGRPRCGSSVGTEVAPGTGAAGEWYNQELDLTRQQRMRWVQSNYMIYNYCTDPKRVAKGVPAECSM from the exons ATGGCGGTGTCGGTGCTGGCGATCCTGCTCGCCTCGTGTgccctggcggcggcgagcttcgacaAGGAGTTCGACGTCACCTGGGGTGACGGGCGCGGCAAGATCCTCAACAACGGCCAGCTCCTCACGCTGGGGCTCGATAAGATCTCCGGCTCCGGGTTCCAGTCCAAGCACGAGTACCTCTACGGCAAGATCGACATGCAGCTCAAGCTCGTCTCCGGCAACTCCGCCGGCACCGTCACCGCATACTAC CTGTCGTCGCAGGGGCCGACGCACGACGAGATCGACTTCGAGTTCCTGGGCAACGTCACCGGCGAGCCCTACACGCTGCACACCAACGTGTTCACGCAGGGGCAGGGCCAACGGGAGCAGCAGTTCCGCCTCTGGTTCGATCCCACCAACGACTTCCACACCTACTCCATCCTCTGGAACCCAAAGCACATCAT CTTCATGGTGGACGACATGCCGATCAGGGACTTCAAGAACCTTGAGGGAAAGGGGATCGCCTTCCCCAAGAACCAGCCCATGCGGCTCTACTCCAGCCTCTGGAACGCCGATGACTGGGCCACGCAGGGCGGCCGCGTCAAGACGGACTGGTCCCACGCGCCGTTCTCTGCTTCCTACCGCGGCTTCAAGGCCGACGCGTGCGTGGTGACCGCGGGCGGCCGGCCGCGCTGCGGCTCCAGCGTGGGCACGGAGGTTGCCCCCGGCACAGGCGCGGCGGGCGAGTGGTACAACCAGGAGCTGGACCTGACGCGGCAGCAGCGGATGCGGTGGGTGCAGAGCAACTATATGATCTACAACTACTGCACCGACCCCAAGCGCGTCGCCAAGGGCGTCCCCGCCGAGTGCTCCATGTAG